In one Amaranthus tricolor cultivar Red isolate AtriRed21 chromosome 8, ASM2621246v1, whole genome shotgun sequence genomic region, the following are encoded:
- the LOC130820190 gene encoding uncharacterized protein LOC130820190 isoform X2: MEYERIERHQKGGGLSPAKLRSMLMGVEKKRRELLGEMDSSCSLRSQHSGLDDSGCDYSESYKDVDVVREFVECSTTTTTDITYRKSKDQNVVSSRVRLNEEFEEYYANGHDNGGLSSSVFEFQKAEHGNTKVLAAPFSKPAPSKWDDAQKWIASPTSNRPKAGLLRGSQGARKTNIFGHGDRKAATKVVLEVPEEKLVAFEEPEMKRMDSSLTKKVNGTQKMVNWESDPYPLPDSHGKLPHMIENSVGESAIHLSQHDSFNTAQTSIPPTAFTRSVSMRDMGTEMTPIASQEPSRTGTPVKVKSPVHSSNSSRSSTPKRGHLSAAQTNMINDSLTLQRNHLSEKEMQMKTRKEILEMGVQLGKVNIAAWASKDDEERTSPAVNTIAGEQVSKSVVERRAEAWEDAEKAKFEREEMKIQAWENHQKAKTEAEMRKIEVEVERLRAKAQDKFANKLATTKHKAEEKRAAAEMKMNKQASKTEKQAEYIRKTGEIPSKFSSWSCCC; this comes from the exons ATGGAGTATGAGAGGATTGAAAGACATCAG AAAGGAGGAGGGTTGTCACCAGCAAAGTTGAGGAGTATGTTAATGGGAGTAGAGAAAAAGAGAAGGGAACTTCTTGGAGAAATGGATTCATCTTGTTCTTTAAGATCCCAGCATTCTGGTTTAGATGATTCAG GTTGTGATTACTCTGAGAGCTACAAGGATGTGGATGTTGTACGTGAATTTGTTGAATGCTCAACTACAACAACTACAGATATCACGTATCGCAAGTCAAAAGATCAAAATGTAGTTAGTTCAAGAGTGAGGTTAAATGAAGAGTTTGAGGAATACTATGCAAATGGCCATGATAATGGAGGGTTGTCATCATCAGTCTTTGAGTTTCAGAAGGCCGAGCATGGAAACACAAAAGTTCTAGCTGCACCGTTCTCCAAGCCAGCACCATCGAAATGGGACGATGCACAAAAGTGGATAGCAAGTCCCACTTCCAACAGACCAAAAGCTGGGCTATTGCGTGGTTCTCAAGGGGCAAGGAAAACTAACATTTTCGGCCATGGAGATAGGAAAGCTGCAACAAAAGTAGTTCTTGAAGTTCCAGAAGAAAAGTTAGTTGCTTTTGAAGAACCTGAGATGAAGAGGATGGATTCAAGTTTAACTAAGAAAGTTAATGGCACACAGAAAATGGTGAATTGGGAATCAGATCCTTACCCACTTCCTGATTCGCATGGAAAACTGCCACATATGATTGAAAACTCTGTTGGTGAATCTGCTA TTCATCTCAGTCAACACGATTCATTTAACACAGCCCAAACGTCGATTCCTCCTACAGCATTTACTAGATCCGTTTCCATGAGGGATATGGGGACAGAGATGACTCCTATAGCGAGCCAGGAGCCTTCAAGGACTGGAACTCCTGTCAAGGTGAAATCACCTGTGCACAGTTCTAATTCTTCGAGATCGTCAACTCCCAAAAGAGGTCACCTATCAGCAGCACAGACAAACATGATTAACGACAGCTTAACTCTGCAAAGGAATCATCTCTCCGAAAAGGAGATGCaaatgaaaacaagaaaagaaatatTGGAAATGGGTGTGCAGCTTGGTAAAGTGAACATAGCTGCATGGGCCAGCAAAGATGATGAAGAGAGGACATCACCTGCAGTGAACACTATTGCTGGAGAACAGGTGTCTAAGAGTGTTGTTGAGCGAAGAGCGGAAGCTTGGGAGGACGCTGAGAAAGCAAA GTTCGAGcgagaagaaatgaaaattcaaGCATGGGAAAATCATCAAAAAGCCAAAACTGAGGCTGAGATGAGAAAAATTGAG GTCGAGGTGGAAAGATTGAGGGCCAAAGCACAGGATAAGTTCGCAAACAAGCTTGCTACTACAAAACACAAGGCCGAAGAGAAACGTGCAGCTGCcgaaatgaagatgaataagcAAGCTTCAAAGACTGAGAAGCAAGCGGAGTACATCCGAAAAACTGGCGAAATACCATCCAAATTTTCTAGCTGGAGCTGCTGTTGCTGA
- the LOC130820190 gene encoding uncharacterized protein LOC130820190 isoform X1: protein MEYERIERHQKGGGLSPAKLRSMLMGVEKKRRELLGEMDSSCSLRSQHSGLDDSGCDYSESYKDVDVVREFVECSTTTTTDITYRKSKDQNVVSSRVRLNEEFEEYYANGHDNGGLSSSVFEFQKAEHGNTKVLAAPFSKPAPSKWDDAQKWIASPTSNRPKAGLLRGSQGARKTNIFGHGDRKAATKVVLEVPEEKLVAFEEPEMKRMDSSLTKKVNGTQKMVNWESDPYPLPDSHGKLPHMIENSVGESAIHLSQHDSFNTAQTSIPPTAFTRSVSMRDMGTEMTPIASQEPSRTGTPVKVKSPVHSSNSSRSSTPKRGHLSAAQTNMINDSLTLQRNHLSEKEMQMKTRKEILEMGVQLGKVNIAAWASKDDEERTSPAVNTIAGEQVSKSVVERRAEAWEDAEKAKYMAMFEREEMKIQAWENHQKAKTEAEMRKIEVEVERLRAKAQDKFANKLATTKHKAEEKRAAAEMKMNKQASKTEKQAEYIRKTGEIPSKFSSWSCCC from the exons ATGGAGTATGAGAGGATTGAAAGACATCAG AAAGGAGGAGGGTTGTCACCAGCAAAGTTGAGGAGTATGTTAATGGGAGTAGAGAAAAAGAGAAGGGAACTTCTTGGAGAAATGGATTCATCTTGTTCTTTAAGATCCCAGCATTCTGGTTTAGATGATTCAG GTTGTGATTACTCTGAGAGCTACAAGGATGTGGATGTTGTACGTGAATTTGTTGAATGCTCAACTACAACAACTACAGATATCACGTATCGCAAGTCAAAAGATCAAAATGTAGTTAGTTCAAGAGTGAGGTTAAATGAAGAGTTTGAGGAATACTATGCAAATGGCCATGATAATGGAGGGTTGTCATCATCAGTCTTTGAGTTTCAGAAGGCCGAGCATGGAAACACAAAAGTTCTAGCTGCACCGTTCTCCAAGCCAGCACCATCGAAATGGGACGATGCACAAAAGTGGATAGCAAGTCCCACTTCCAACAGACCAAAAGCTGGGCTATTGCGTGGTTCTCAAGGGGCAAGGAAAACTAACATTTTCGGCCATGGAGATAGGAAAGCTGCAACAAAAGTAGTTCTTGAAGTTCCAGAAGAAAAGTTAGTTGCTTTTGAAGAACCTGAGATGAAGAGGATGGATTCAAGTTTAACTAAGAAAGTTAATGGCACACAGAAAATGGTGAATTGGGAATCAGATCCTTACCCACTTCCTGATTCGCATGGAAAACTGCCACATATGATTGAAAACTCTGTTGGTGAATCTGCTA TTCATCTCAGTCAACACGATTCATTTAACACAGCCCAAACGTCGATTCCTCCTACAGCATTTACTAGATCCGTTTCCATGAGGGATATGGGGACAGAGATGACTCCTATAGCGAGCCAGGAGCCTTCAAGGACTGGAACTCCTGTCAAGGTGAAATCACCTGTGCACAGTTCTAATTCTTCGAGATCGTCAACTCCCAAAAGAGGTCACCTATCAGCAGCACAGACAAACATGATTAACGACAGCTTAACTCTGCAAAGGAATCATCTCTCCGAAAAGGAGATGCaaatgaaaacaagaaaagaaatatTGGAAATGGGTGTGCAGCTTGGTAAAGTGAACATAGCTGCATGGGCCAGCAAAGATGATGAAGAGAGGACATCACCTGCAGTGAACACTATTGCTGGAGAACAGGTGTCTAAGAGTGTTGTTGAGCGAAGAGCGGAAGCTTGGGAGGACGCTGAGAAAGCAAAGTATATGGCTAT GTTCGAGcgagaagaaatgaaaattcaaGCATGGGAAAATCATCAAAAAGCCAAAACTGAGGCTGAGATGAGAAAAATTGAG GTCGAGGTGGAAAGATTGAGGGCCAAAGCACAGGATAAGTTCGCAAACAAGCTTGCTACTACAAAACACAAGGCCGAAGAGAAACGTGCAGCTGCcgaaatgaagatgaataagcAAGCTTCAAAGACTGAGAAGCAAGCGGAGTACATCCGAAAAACTGGCGAAATACCATCCAAATTTTCTAGCTGGAGCTGCTGTTGCTGA